In Anaerolineales bacterium, the following are encoded in one genomic region:
- a CDS encoding PD40 domain-containing protein, producing the protein MSRDSDIAPPRTGLRRFSFAILAGSTFLLLAMAWPALAQSDLAQAASPTPEPSLSTIAPTDTPAIPPPATIAATSSSLGGLAQGSILLGLNAAGYQQLAWYQPGAAQLSGLSAGDWDDAQPAASPSGGQLAFTSNRSGNWDLYLMELSSGQTNRLSDDAAYDGNPSWSPGGDWLAYEHDLGGNLEIFMRPLDASVDPVPLSNHAAADFEPAWRPGEQQIAFVSVRSGLAQLWLLDLEHSGAQRFQLIAASPRAQAAPAWSPDGRWLAWSEQEDLTWAIYLLDMSNPGAARRLGAGHNPQWSPSGETVLAELRDAQRSYLTGYDLDGGLALAPQPLPGPLNGLAWGPAALGATLQAQAQPMAPAASEAINPSAELSALDSVQAPSAQLSSAAEPAFDLLRQRTAQLLGWDALSSLDNAFVPLSGLLPPGRGQDWLYTGRAFELHAALQPAGWLAAVREDFAGQTYWRVYLRTARQDGGLGLPLLAHPWDFTLGQPANEIPQGYWIDFTALAAAHGFERPAALDNWQRYYPGTLFSQFAYRQGLSWEAAMLQLYAADELAGLLASGSP; encoded by the coding sequence ATGAGCAGAGATTCTGATATCGCTCCCCCGCGCACCGGCCTGCGCCGTTTCTCCTTCGCCATTCTGGCCGGCAGCACCTTCCTTCTGCTGGCCATGGCCTGGCCCGCTCTGGCCCAAAGTGATTTGGCGCAGGCGGCCAGCCCCACACCCGAGCCCAGCCTCAGCACAATCGCCCCAACAGACACACCAGCCATCCCACCCCCAGCCACAATCGCCGCCACATCAAGCAGCTTGGGCGGATTGGCGCAGGGCAGCATCCTGCTCGGCCTCAACGCCGCCGGGTATCAGCAGCTCGCCTGGTATCAGCCCGGGGCGGCCCAGCTCTCCGGCTTGTCCGCCGGCGACTGGGATGATGCGCAGCCAGCCGCCAGTCCCAGCGGGGGCCAGCTGGCCTTCACTTCCAACCGCAGCGGCAACTGGGATCTTTACCTGATGGAGCTGAGCAGCGGACAAACCAACCGCCTGAGCGATGACGCCGCCTACGACGGCAACCCCAGTTGGTCGCCTGGGGGCGATTGGCTGGCCTACGAGCATGACCTGGGCGGCAATCTGGAGATCTTCATGCGGCCGCTGGACGCGTCGGTCGACCCCGTGCCCCTAAGCAACCATGCCGCCGCGGACTTTGAGCCTGCCTGGCGGCCGGGCGAGCAGCAGATCGCGTTCGTCTCCGTGCGTAGCGGCCTGGCGCAGCTTTGGCTGTTGGATTTGGAGCACAGCGGGGCGCAGCGCTTCCAGCTGATAGCCGCCAGCCCGCGGGCGCAAGCTGCCCCGGCCTGGTCGCCAGACGGCCGCTGGTTGGCCTGGTCCGAACAAGAAGACCTGACCTGGGCCATCTACCTGCTTGACATGAGCAACCCCGGCGCGGCGCGGCGGCTTGGTGCCGGCCATAACCCGCAATGGAGCCCCTCGGGTGAAACCGTGCTGGCGGAATTGCGGGATGCCCAGCGCAGCTACCTGACGGGCTACGACCTCGATGGCGGCCTGGCGCTGGCCCCGCAGCCGCTGCCCGGCCCGCTGAATGGGCTGGCCTGGGGGCCGGCCGCCCTAGGCGCAACCTTGCAAGCCCAAGCGCAGCCCATGGCTCCAGCGGCCAGTGAGGCGATCAACCCCAGCGCCGAGCTGAGCGCGCTGGATAGCGTGCAGGCGCCCAGTGCGCAGCTGAGCTCGGCGGCAGAGCCGGCCTTTGACCTGCTGCGCCAGCGCACGGCCCAACTGCTGGGCTGGGACGCTCTCTCCAGCCTGGACAATGCCTTTGTGCCGCTCAGCGGCTTGCTGCCGCCGGGCCGCGGGCAGGACTGGCTGTACACCGGGCGTGCCTTTGAACTGCATGCCGCCCTGCAGCCGGCCGGCTGGCTGGCGGCGGTGCGCGAAGACTTTGCCGGCCAGACCTATTGGCGCGTTTACCTGCGCACCGCCCGCCAAGATGGCGGGCTGGGGCTGCCTCTGCTGGCGCATCCTTGGGATTTCACGCTGGGCCAACCGGCCAATGAAATCCCGCAAGGTTATTGGATCGACTTTACTGCCCTGGCCGCCGCCCACGGTTTTGAACGCCCGGCAGCCTTGGACAACTGGCAGCGCTATTACCCGGGCACGCTCTTCAGCCAATTCGCATATCGCCAGGGGCTCAGCTGGGAAGCAGCCATGCTGCAGCTTTACGCAGCAGACGAACTGGCCGGCCTGCTGGCCAGCGGGTCGCCATGA
- a CDS encoding peptidoglycan DD-metalloendopeptidase family protein, with product MKPLGWLALGCVGLALAACQSQAGLPRNTPAATLLITDTQAASASAAWTPSPAASPTPWPGYPEITLAPFPLSAEQLQPTTAPVSSATSLSAPIALGPYDHFYLHWPLSQHNLPPSQRYGVFQETGDNSLPHLGLDVSLNAGTPVLAAGAGEVVWADYGLFYRSPSYLEDPYGISVAIRHSFGHQGQPLYTIYAHLRETRVMLGDQVVAGQVIGLSGNTGQSSGPHLHFEVRLGENSVYFTHNPELWIAPTDGYGVLVGRITDTRDFPLMNRLVEVRNLADRRRINAYSYATQTRLLPDGYYNENFVLGELPPGRYEIAIPHFGIWKRTEVEIRPGAVTYFRFSGNNGYNFDLPASALPGNTP from the coding sequence ATGAAGCCGCTGGGCTGGCTGGCGCTGGGCTGCGTCGGCTTGGCTTTGGCGGCCTGCCAAAGCCAGGCTGGGCTGCCCAGGAACACACCTGCGGCCACTCTGCTTATTACAGACACTCAGGCGGCCTCAGCCAGCGCGGCGTGGACCCCCTCCCCGGCAGCCAGCCCCACGCCGTGGCCAGGCTATCCGGAAATCACTCTGGCGCCCTTCCCACTCTCCGCTGAGCAGCTGCAGCCGACCACAGCGCCAGTGAGCTCAGCCACGTCCTTGAGTGCGCCTATAGCCTTAGGCCCATACGACCATTTCTATCTGCACTGGCCGCTGAGCCAGCACAACCTGCCCCCCAGCCAGCGCTATGGCGTATTTCAAGAGACCGGCGACAACAGCCTGCCGCACCTCGGGTTGGATGTCAGTCTGAATGCGGGCACACCCGTCCTGGCGGCGGGGGCCGGTGAAGTGGTCTGGGCAGATTACGGGCTCTTCTATCGATCACCCAGCTACCTAGAAGACCCCTATGGCATCTCTGTGGCTATCCGCCACAGCTTCGGCCATCAGGGGCAACCGCTGTACACCATCTATGCACATTTGCGCGAAACCCGAGTGATGCTTGGCGACCAGGTGGTCGCCGGACAGGTCATCGGCCTCTCGGGCAATACCGGGCAGTCCAGCGGGCCGCACCTGCATTTTGAAGTGCGTCTGGGGGAAAACAGCGTGTACTTCACGCACAACCCGGAGCTGTGGATCGCCCCGACTGATGGCTACGGCGTGCTGGTCGGCCGCATTACCGACACGCGCGACTTTCCGCTGATGAACCGGCTGGTCGAAGTGCGCAACCTGGCGGACCGCCGGCGCATCAACGCCTACAGCTACGCCACCCAAACTCGGCTGCTGCCGGACGGTTATTACAATGAGAACTTTGTGCTGGGGGAGCTGCCCCCGGGCCGCTATGAAATCGCCATCCCGCACTTCGGCATCTGGAAACGTACCGAGGTAGAGATCAGGCCGGGCGCGGTTACGTATTTCCGATTCTCAGGAAATAATGGCTATAATTTTGACCTGCCCGCGTCAGCATTGCCGGGTAACACGCCTTGA
- a CDS encoding glycosyltransferase family 39 protein, with protein MTTVALWPSSPANRQAISRDSGVFLYTGWRILEGEIPYRDVWDHKTPGIFYLDALGLALDPASLWGVWGLEWLFVCAASVLLFLLVKRLFGTTSAALSMLMVLVALSDMLAGGNLTQLPALPFQAGGLWLALRLTQNPEDKKPWFWLGILTAGTVVFRQNSVGVFVAAAAWMLLWAAINRKPTLILRSALNGVAGVVLVALPVALYFAYHSALVELWDAAVLFNIHYASEGGIRERISALVSGFQALGSVGLAVFLLAGFVLAVPAWLKDKSSSVSHISSYLQYLTLAFVLEFALVAMSGRPRLPYFIALLPMATVMAGYCFSRIERWLATKTTIVTAQRILALSLVCILIYIYPRYEENLRANQNIERPLDVISYIQQHTSDQDQVLLVGAETSINFETRRTSPTRFVYQYPLYRQAYAQPDYLEEFFEDVLRHKPALIILTTGDTDMPNRFGGSKTARSEELAYQINQIYKPVQVFENGWLALAPVAGD; from the coding sequence TTGACAACCGTGGCCTTGTGGCCCAGCAGCCCAGCCAATCGCCAGGCAATTAGCCGGGATTCCGGCGTGTTCTTGTACACGGGATGGCGCATCTTAGAGGGAGAGATACCCTATCGCGATGTTTGGGACCACAAAACCCCTGGCATCTTTTACTTGGATGCTCTTGGGTTGGCTCTGGATCCGGCAAGCCTTTGGGGAGTTTGGGGGCTGGAATGGTTGTTCGTTTGCGCAGCAAGTGTCCTGCTATTCCTGCTGGTTAAGCGCCTATTTGGCACAACCAGCGCGGCACTCAGTATGCTGATGGTTTTAGTCGCGTTGTCGGACATGCTGGCAGGGGGAAATCTGACGCAGCTCCCCGCGCTGCCGTTCCAGGCTGGCGGCCTGTGGCTGGCGCTAAGGCTCACTCAGAATCCGGAAGACAAGAAGCCCTGGTTCTGGCTGGGTATTCTGACTGCTGGCACCGTCGTGTTCCGTCAGAATTCGGTAGGCGTTTTTGTGGCAGCCGCCGCTTGGATGCTGCTTTGGGCGGCGATCAACAGAAAGCCCACCCTCATCCTAAGATCTGCCCTCAATGGGGTGGCCGGTGTTGTGCTTGTAGCGCTCCCGGTGGCTTTGTATTTTGCCTATCACTCTGCTTTGGTTGAACTGTGGGATGCTGCGGTTCTGTTCAATATCCACTACGCCTCTGAAGGCGGGATTAGGGAACGCATCTCCGCACTGGTCAGCGGCTTTCAAGCTTTGGGTAGTGTTGGCTTGGCCGTGTTCCTATTGGCTGGGTTTGTCTTGGCAGTTCCAGCCTGGCTGAAAGACAAATCAAGCTCGGTATCTCACATTAGTAGCTACCTGCAATATCTGACATTGGCTTTTGTGCTTGAATTCGCATTGGTTGCCATGAGTGGGCGGCCACGTCTGCCCTATTTCATTGCGCTGCTGCCCATGGCGACCGTCATGGCAGGATATTGCTTCTCGCGTATCGAGCGCTGGCTTGCTACCAAAACCACAATTGTGACGGCTCAGCGAATTTTGGCGCTCTCGCTTGTATGCATCCTGATCTACATCTACCCACGCTACGAGGAAAACTTGCGCGCCAACCAAAACATTGAAAGGCCATTGGATGTAATCAGCTATATCCAGCAACACACCAGCGACCAGGATCAAGTCCTGCTGGTTGGAGCGGAGACAAGCATTAACTTTGAAACCCGGAGGACAAGCCCAACTCGCTTCGTGTACCAATATCCCCTTTATCGCCAGGCGTACGCCCAACCCGACTATCTGGAAGAGTTCTTTGAAGATGTGCTGCGCCACAAACCTGCGCTGATCATCTTGACCACTGGTGATACAGATATGCCCAATCGCTTTGGGGGCAGCAAAACAGCCCGTTCTGAAGAATTGGCCTACCAGATCAATCAGATATACAAACCGGTGCAAGTTTTTGAGAACGGCTGGCTCGCCCTGGCGCCGGTGGCCGGCGACTAA
- a CDS encoding YbaK/EbsC family protein: protein MKRLDLSGQVVEFSQTTRTAADAAAAIGCEVGQIVKSLIFRVAPDGDAVLAFTSGANRVDEAKLRAAVGGELAKADADFVRQVTGYAIGGVAPFGYAHPAHTYIDEALFQYDQIWAAAGTPNAVFPLTAVELQQHTGGRRLQVA, encoded by the coding sequence TTGAAACGACTTGACCTTTCAGGTCAAGTCGTCGAATTCAGCCAGACCACTCGCACCGCAGCCGACGCGGCGGCCGCGATTGGCTGCGAAGTCGGCCAGATCGTCAAGTCGCTGATCTTTCGCGTGGCCCCGGACGGGGACGCGGTGCTGGCCTTCACCAGCGGCGCCAACCGCGTGGACGAGGCCAAACTGCGCGCCGCGGTGGGCGGCGAGCTGGCCAAGGCCGACGCCGACTTCGTGCGCCAAGTGACGGGCTACGCCATTGGCGGCGTGGCGCCTTTCGGTTACGCCCACCCGGCGCACACCTATATCGATGAAGCGCTGTTTCAATACGATCAGATCTGGGCCGCGGCCGGCACGCCGAATGCGGTCTTCCCGCTGACCGCCGTTGAGTTGCAGCAGCACACAGGCGGCCGCCGGTTGCAAGTGGCTTAG
- the recA gene encoding recombinase RecA: MARAKGNESANGSLEPGDERGKTLQRTLDDIMKRYGEGAIMRLGEAHGMLVEAVPTGSLSLDIALGVGGIPRGRVTEIYGPESSGKTTICQHIVAEVQKRGGTAAFIDMEHALDPKYAARCGVDVDKLLVSQPDTGEQALEIAEALVRSGAVDLVVIDSVAALVPRSEIEGDMGDATMGMQARLMSQALRKLSGAIKQTNTSVVFTNQLRQKIGVMFGNPETTTGGMALKFYASVRMDVRRIQSIKVGQDVVGNRTRVRVVKNKVAPPFQTAEFDIMYNEGISKSGDLLDLGVACEVIDKRGSFYSYNEERLGQGRESAKDFLRDNPALAETIEAQVREKVLQAPVSMEIMDEDGLEAEPLDEMEALEA, translated from the coding sequence ATGGCACGAGCAAAAGGCAACGAAAGCGCGAACGGCTCTCTCGAACCCGGCGACGAGCGCGGCAAGACCCTGCAGCGCACCCTGGATGACATCATGAAACGCTACGGCGAAGGCGCCATCATGCGCCTGGGCGAAGCCCACGGCATGCTGGTGGAGGCGGTGCCGACCGGCTCGCTCTCACTGGACATCGCCCTGGGCGTCGGCGGCATCCCACGCGGCCGTGTGACGGAGATCTACGGCCCGGAATCCTCGGGCAAGACCACCATCTGCCAGCACATTGTGGCCGAAGTGCAGAAGCGCGGCGGCACGGCGGCTTTCATTGATATGGAGCACGCCCTCGACCCGAAATACGCGGCGCGCTGCGGCGTGGATGTGGACAAGCTGCTGGTCTCCCAGCCGGACACCGGCGAGCAAGCCCTGGAGATCGCCGAAGCGCTGGTGCGCTCCGGCGCGGTGGACCTGGTGGTGATCGACTCGGTGGCGGCCCTGGTGCCGCGTTCCGAGATCGAAGGCGACATGGGCGATGCCACCATGGGCATGCAGGCTCGCCTGATGTCGCAAGCGCTACGCAAGCTGTCGGGCGCCATCAAGCAGACCAATACCTCGGTGGTGTTCACCAACCAGCTGCGCCAGAAGATCGGCGTGATGTTCGGCAATCCCGAGACGACCACCGGCGGCATGGCGCTCAAGTTCTACGCTTCGGTGCGCATGGACGTGCGCCGCATCCAGTCGATCAAGGTCGGGCAGGACGTCGTCGGCAACCGCACGCGGGTGCGCGTGGTCAAGAATAAGGTGGCCCCGCCGTTCCAGACCGCCGAGTTCGACATTATGTACAACGAAGGCATTTCCAAGTCCGGCGACCTGCTGGACCTGGGGGTGGCCTGTGAAGTGATCGACAAGCGCGGCTCTTTCTACAGCTACAACGAAGAACGCCTTGGCCAGGGCCGCGAGAGCGCCAAGGACTTCCTGCGCGACAACCCGGCGCTGGCGGAAACCATCGAAGCGCAGGTGCGCGAGAAAGTGCTGCAGGCGCCAGTATCGATGGAGATCATGGACGAGGATGGCTTGGAGGCTGAGCCGCTGGATGAAATGGAAGCACTGGAAGCCTGA
- a CDS encoding AEC family transporter — MTHILAIIVPVFAVVAVGYLAARWGWLSAADNSGISKFVFVLALPLLLFDSLANLESPGVFRWQFLLSFFAGSFIVYALGYLLSKWLFGAAPKEQAVFGLGGAYSNMVLIGLPVVSAAFGEAGLLPMLILISLHSVLLFSVFLLLMERGDPGDWLRQLRFSARQLMTNPLILGLLAGVLARALGLGLPGPLAEAVHIIGQAALPCSLIVLGASLREYKIGGELGKAWVIVALKLLAQPLIVWALAFHVFELEPLWAAVAVIAAALPVGVNAYIMAEQYQVGRATISTAILVSTLLSVVTQSLLLSILL; from the coding sequence GTGACCCACATCCTCGCCATCATCGTCCCCGTCTTCGCCGTGGTGGCCGTCGGTTACCTGGCGGCCCGCTGGGGTTGGCTGTCCGCGGCGGACAACAGCGGCATCTCCAAGTTCGTCTTCGTCTTGGCGCTGCCGCTGCTGCTTTTCGACTCACTAGCGAACTTAGAGTCGCCCGGCGTCTTCCGTTGGCAGTTCCTGCTGTCCTTCTTCGCCGGGTCTTTCATCGTCTACGCGCTGGGGTATTTGCTCAGCAAATGGCTGTTTGGCGCGGCCCCGAAAGAGCAGGCCGTCTTCGGCCTGGGTGGGGCCTATTCCAATATGGTGCTGATCGGCCTGCCGGTGGTCTCGGCAGCCTTTGGCGAAGCCGGGCTGCTGCCCATGCTGATCCTGATCTCGTTGCACAGCGTGTTGTTGTTCAGCGTCTTTCTGCTGCTGATGGAGCGCGGCGACCCAGGCGACTGGCTCCGCCAGCTGCGCTTCTCTGCCCGCCAGCTGATGACCAACCCGCTGATCCTGGGCCTGTTGGCCGGTGTGCTGGCCCGGGCGCTGGGGCTGGGGCTGCCCGGCCCACTGGCCGAGGCGGTGCACATCATCGGCCAGGCGGCGCTGCCCTGCTCGCTGATCGTGCTGGGCGCCTCGCTGCGCGAGTACAAGATTGGCGGCGAGCTGGGCAAGGCCTGGGTGATCGTGGCGCTCAAACTGCTGGCCCAGCCGCTGATCGTCTGGGCGCTGGCCTTTCACGTCTTCGAGCTGGAGCCGCTGTGGGCGGCCGTGGCGGTGATCGCCGCGGCGCTGCCGGTGGGGGTCAACGCTTACATCATGGCTGAGCAGTACCAAGTGGGCCGGGCGACGATCTCGACCGCCATCCTGGTCTCGACGTTGCTGTCGGTGGTGACGCAGTCGCTGTTGCTCTCCATTTTGCTCTAG
- the eno gene encoding phosphopyruvate hydratase gives MTSTKIQSIHARQILDSRGNPTVEVDVRLEGGAFGRAAVPSGASTGIHEALELRDGDKSRYVGKGVSKAVANVNGAIAAGLKGADTADQAGLDAALLALDGTSNKASLGANAVLGVSLAAAKAAAAAAGQPLYRWLGGEEAVLLPAPMLNILNGGAHTGWQSTDFQEFMVMPLGAPSFSEGLRWGVEVYHTLRGVLKEKGFSTLVGDEGGYAPALGSNEEAIELILQAIEKAGYQPGEQISIALDPATSELFDEDKGDYHLRKEGRRLSSAEMVGFWTEWTQKYPIVSIEDGLAQEDWDGWKSLTAAVGDSLQLVGDDLLVTNPKFVRRAIDEQACNALLVKVNQIGSLSETIEAVKLCQDAGWGTVSSHRSGETEDSTIADLAVALRMGQIKTGAPARSDRTAKFNQLLRIEEELGDKAQYAGWSALNLKQL, from the coding sequence ATGACTTCCACCAAGATCCAATCCATTCACGCCCGCCAGATCCTGGATTCGCGCGGCAACCCGACCGTTGAAGTGGACGTACGCCTGGAAGGCGGCGCTTTTGGCCGGGCGGCGGTGCCCTCTGGCGCCTCCACCGGTATTCACGAAGCGCTGGAACTGCGCGACGGCGACAAGAGCCGCTATGTGGGCAAAGGCGTCTCCAAGGCGGTGGCCAACGTGAACGGGGCAATTGCGGCTGGGTTGAAGGGCGCCGATACAGCTGACCAGGCCGGGCTGGATGCAGCCCTGCTGGCGCTGGACGGGACGTCGAACAAGGCGTCCCTGGGCGCCAATGCCGTGCTGGGCGTGAGCCTGGCGGCGGCCAAAGCCGCCGCGGCGGCCGCCGGCCAGCCGCTGTACCGCTGGCTGGGCGGCGAGGAGGCCGTGCTGCTGCCGGCGCCGATGCTGAATATATTGAACGGCGGGGCGCACACCGGCTGGCAGTCCACCGACTTTCAGGAATTCATGGTGATGCCGCTAGGCGCGCCCAGCTTCAGTGAAGGTTTGCGCTGGGGTGTTGAGGTCTACCACACGCTGCGCGGCGTGCTGAAGGAGAAGGGTTTCAGCACGCTGGTGGGCGATGAGGGCGGCTACGCCCCGGCGTTGGGCAGCAACGAGGAGGCCATCGAGCTGATCTTGCAGGCAATCGAGAAGGCTGGCTACCAGCCCGGCGAGCAGATCAGCATCGCCTTGGACCCGGCGACCAGCGAGCTATTTGATGAAGACAAGGGTGACTACCACCTGCGCAAAGAAGGCCGCCGCCTGAGCAGCGCGGAGATGGTCGGCTTTTGGACCGAGTGGACGCAGAAATACCCGATCGTTTCGATCGAAGACGGCCTGGCCCAGGAAGACTGGGACGGTTGGAAGTCGCTGACCGCCGCGGTGGGCGACAGCCTACAGCTGGTGGGCGACGACCTGCTGGTGACCAATCCGAAATTCGTGCGCCGGGCGATCGACGAGCAGGCCTGCAATGCGCTGCTGGTCAAGGTCAACCAGATCGGCAGCCTGAGCGAGACCATCGAGGCCGTCAAGCTGTGTCAGGATGCCGGCTGGGGCACGGTCAGCTCGCACCGCTCCGGTGAGACTGAGGACAGCACCATCGCCGACCTGGCGGTGGCGCTGCGCATGGGCCAGATCAAGACCGGCGCGCCTGCGCGCTCCGACCGCACGGCCAAGTTCAACCAGCTGCTGCGCATCGAAGAAGAGCTAGGCGATAAGGCGCAGTATGCTGGGTGGAGCGCGTTGAACCTGAAGCAGTTATGA
- a CDS encoding CTP synthase, with the protein MTVKYIFITGGVVSSVGKGVTCAAIGRLLKERGLKVAIQKLDPYINVDPGTMSPYQHGEVFVLDDGAETDLDLGHYERFVDENLSRVCNVTTGQVYADVIAKERRGDYLGGTIQVIPHITNEIKRRIGLVPKETGAEVVLVEVGGTVGDIESLPFIESLRQMRSEAGRENTFYIHTTWLPHISATDELKTKPTQHSVRELRALGISPNMIVARADREIPAELANKIAQFCDVDPQAVVPMPTTDVMYEVPLLLEQQGVGDYIVKSLGLRPRRKPDLSQWREIVTQARASKPVVRVALVGKYVELHDAYMSVRESLYHAGLAVGVQVEIDWVNSVELEKGNGWEEVRAADGVLVPGGFGNRGIEGKIQAAQHAREQGVPYFGLCLGMQVMAIEFARNALGHAGANSTEFDPKTAYPVIDLMPDQRDLADKGATMRLGVYPCQLQPGSLAARAYAAETVSERHRHRFEFNNAARDAFEGRGVRFSGISPDNRLVEIMELAEHPFMLGTQFHPEFLSRPTRPHPLFIAFLQAVAHKAGVLAESIPMKAEIN; encoded by the coding sequence ATGACTGTTAAATATATTTTTATAACCGGCGGCGTGGTCAGTTCGGTGGGCAAGGGCGTCACTTGCGCGGCGATCGGCCGCCTGCTCAAAGAGCGCGGCCTGAAGGTGGCCATCCAGAAGCTAGATCCTTACATTAACGTGGACCCAGGCACGATGAGCCCTTACCAGCACGGCGAAGTCTTTGTGCTGGATGATGGGGCCGAGACCGACCTGGACCTGGGCCATTACGAGCGCTTCGTGGACGAGAACCTGAGCCGGGTGTGCAACGTGACCACCGGCCAGGTCTACGCCGATGTGATCGCCAAAGAGCGGCGCGGCGATTACCTGGGCGGCACGATCCAGGTTATCCCGCACATCACCAACGAGATCAAGCGCCGCATTGGCCTGGTGCCCAAGGAGACCGGGGCCGAAGTGGTGCTGGTGGAGGTGGGCGGCACAGTGGGCGATATCGAGTCACTGCCCTTTATTGAATCGCTGCGCCAGATGCGCAGCGAAGCCGGGCGCGAGAACACCTTCTATATCCACACCACCTGGCTGCCACATATTTCGGCCACGGACGAACTGAAGACCAAGCCGACCCAGCACTCCGTGCGCGAGCTGCGCGCCCTGGGCATTTCGCCCAATATGATCGTGGCGCGCGCCGACCGCGAGATCCCCGCCGAGCTGGCCAACAAGATCGCCCAGTTCTGCGATGTGGACCCGCAGGCGGTGGTGCCGATGCCCACCACAGATGTGATGTACGAAGTACCGCTGCTGCTGGAGCAGCAGGGCGTGGGCGACTATATTGTGAAGAGCCTGGGCCTTAGGCCGCGCCGCAAGCCCGACCTGTCGCAGTGGCGGGAGATCGTGACCCAGGCGCGGGCCAGCAAGCCGGTGGTGCGCGTGGCACTGGTGGGCAAATACGTGGAGCTGCACGATGCCTACATGAGCGTGCGCGAGTCGTTGTACCACGCCGGCCTGGCGGTTGGCGTGCAGGTAGAGATCGACTGGGTGAATTCCGTGGAGCTGGAAAAGGGCAATGGCTGGGAGGAAGTGCGCGCCGCCGATGGCGTGCTGGTGCCTGGCGGCTTTGGCAACCGCGGCATTGAGGGCAAGATCCAAGCCGCCCAGCATGCGCGTGAGCAGGGCGTGCCCTATTTTGGCCTGTGTCTGGGCATGCAAGTCATGGCGATCGAGTTCGCCCGCAACGCCCTGGGCCACGCGGGGGCCAATTCCACCGAGTTCGACCCGAAGACCGCCTACCCGGTGATCGACCTGATGCCCGACCAGCGCGACCTGGCCGACAAGGGCGCCACTATGCGACTGGGGGTATACCCCTGCCAGCTGCAGCCCGGCAGCCTGGCGGCGCGCGCCTATGCTGCCGAGACGGTCAGCGAGCGCCACCGCCACCGCTTCGAGTTCAACAATGCTGCGCGGGACGCCTTTGAAGGGCGCGGTGTGCGCTTTTCCGGCATCTCGCCGGATAACCGCCTGGTCGAAATTATGGAACTGGCCGAGCATCCCTTTATGCTAGGTACCCAGTTCCACCCCGAGTTCCTCTCGCGCCCGACGCGGCCGCACCCCCTGTTCATCGCCTTTTTACAAGCCGTGGCCCACAAGGCCGGCGTGCTTGCCGAAAGCATCCCCATGAAAGCGGAGATTAACTAA
- a CDS encoding roadblock/LC7 domain-containing protein encodes MIHRLRELQAAAPDILGSAVVTADGLSLASALPAEVSEERIAAMSAAMLSLGERISVELQRGEFEEVYIRGDQGLVLLTAVGRDAVLAALSRNESKLGIIFLEMRRAAADLLAYVS; translated from the coding sequence ATGATACATCGCCTGCGAGAGCTGCAAGCCGCAGCTCCCGACATCCTCGGCTCGGCGGTGGTCACCGCCGACGGTCTGTCGCTGGCCTCGGCCCTGCCGGCCGAAGTCAGTGAAGAGCGCATTGCGGCCATGTCTGCCGCCATGCTGAGCCTGGGCGAACGCATCTCTGTAGAATTGCAACGCGGCGAATTTGAGGAAGTCTACATCCGCGGCGACCAGGGTCTGGTGCTGCTGACTGCCGTGGGCCGCGACGCAGTGCTGGCGGCGCTTTCCCGCAACGAATCCAAGCTGGGTATCATCTTTTTGGAAATGCGCCGCGCCGCGGCGGATCTGCTTGCCTATGTGTCGTAG